Genomic segment of Eupeodes corollae chromosome 2, idEupCoro1.1, whole genome shotgun sequence:
tcttcttcattaataaaaacaaataaaataaaatatttatgcacatatatttttgttatttcattttAGGTCCAACACATGACAAAGTTGTCGTTTGCTACTTGTCAACGTGGGCTGTTTACCGCCCTGGCAAAGGTTCCTACGCCATTGACAACTTCGATGCCAATTTATGCACCCATGTCGTGTACGCTTTCGTTGGATTAGATATCACACAAAATGCCATCAGGTCCTTAGGTAAGGCTTCATTTTTATTCTCAAACTTCCAAAAAGTAAATTGATATCGATTGGAAATGAATGAGTGTTGCACTGTACGACCGACGTAAGTATACCTGAGGAAATGATTTTAGAATGAATACCACCGCAATGTCTACAAAAAACAAGAAGGAAACTCTGTGGTTTTCCACTGAATTGCATTTCCTGTTCGTTTTGTTATACGACTTACGAATATATACCTAACCTATGTACCTATTGTTAGGTCACATCATCATAAGGACTCCTTCTTGGTAAAATATTTGCTGCGAAGCCGAAGGTTTTATGTTTCTGTCAATGTTTTACTTTATACCCACCTACCGACTTGAATTGGGGACATTCATTGGATGGAAGTAGGCAAATTAGCGAACAAACAAGCTTATTgtgttattttgtatattgaagTTTATTTAACACTTTATTGTGAAACTTTCGGTTTTATATGTTTGCTATTGTATGACAACTTTTgcataatacattttattttgtttgttgtgtgatgtgatgatgatggtacTTTCCAGGGCCGGCTTAGAGATTTGTATAGGGTATGGATCATGGCGTATCTTTTTTTGTCAAACTATATTGAATATAAGCACACAACTTATTTGCAAAAATCGTATAAAGCTTGTCTCTAAGGCGCCAGTTACAGCTGTCATTAATTTTCAtcattcaaaacaaacattcgaatttttttgacaggtcgtttacacatcattaaaaaatgtctgtcattgaaattgaaatctgtcattgaaattgagtgaaattgaaacacaaatcattGGAACGATTCATTCCATTTTTGGACACAAAAGAATCaactgttcaggaaaatgaatttccgtccggaaaatagaaaaacgttTCATACTCAACAAAAATTCTATGTGTGACTTCCGGttgatcagtatataattttcatttctaatcaaagggaaacaccgttaaatatcgattcaaaaatttgtccggatcgatttcaatgatagctataactggctccTAAGGAAGTTTTTCAAcgtgggtaaaataaatcaatcttttcaaacattcttTTGTCCCACTTGTGCGTTTCATtgggaaaataaattgaattcattttaattcaTAATCTTTTAAAGCTTATATCAGAGaattgaactgtcaaaaaagatATATGTTTGACGGAGCTAAAATGGAGTAAGAAGCTGAGCTCGGATGACTtaacattggctgcgttcaatctcttGTTGCATAAAGTATCTTGGATAAGTGGACTTTTAGATACCTTTTTAAACGAGTTGGaaagctgtattgagatagctatcataaaataaaaacaactttcagcttaAAACATCTTCAGATTAATTTACATTAATCGTATAAAGCTTGTCTTTAAGGAAGTTTTTCAACttggttaaaataaataaatcttttcaaaCGTTAATTTGATCCTCTTGTGCGTTCTATTGGAAAAAATTCAActcattttaatacaaaatcttCTTAATCTTAGATCAGAGAACTCGACTGTCAAAAAAGATATGTGTTTGACGGAGCTAATGGAGTAAGAACTTGATCTCGGATAACTTAACATCGGCTGCGTTCTAttttggataggtggatttttagataccttgttgaaagagttggatagctgtattgagatagctgtcaaaaaataaaaataaatgtcaaatctcatctgtttttgatcagctgttattttacacgtaaaacacttataaaaaggtatccggataccttatctgtctgagattgaacgcagccattaacTTCGTGTGGTATGAAAGAGACGGATagcaaatttcaaaacttttgacaCTTCTGTTCTCCAGTGCGCTTTATACATAAATCGAAAAGCTTTAATCAAACTCTTCTGAGAGTGTACTCGACATGCTCTGGTTCTGCTCAATGTTCTGCTCAGAAGCTTTTAAAACCCAACTATAAcagacttaaccgagcttaagcttaagggaacgaaccaatacgcagccttatatgtcactaaccataatagacgttctgctcagtttcgttaaatttcgcttactttcgcgcaattacgcaagagccataAAAATGGCTTGAGCTTaggcaaatgtcaaatttgcttaagttacttgaatccattatggttactttttattttgacgataacttctgataacttttcatccggttttgacattagcttaatTTCGGtaaagtctattatagttgggccattaagcttaaaaataaacacgCCTAATTTTAGGACTTGTTaaaccaaaattaaatcaaatcttcttttttaagGTGCATTGAGCGAAAACAAAACTGAATGCAAATTTGACATCCACAGCGCCAAAAATTGTTCTATGTTCCAAAAACCTAGGTACCTAtaccaataaaataataattgtcaaATCCAAAattaccaatggaaaacacTCAACAAATGTGAGAAAAATTCTATGTATTGACAGCGTGAAATAAGTATTTGACAGATGACAGTTTGGAGAGCCATGATGAGAGATGCTTTGTCAAATTACAAAAAGTACAAATgtaattgctttaatttttaggATTCCAGGGCTTACAATAAAAATCAATCCGTGAAACCCCCTTAGCTTGTTGAggttttccgttttttttttaagttctgtcATCACCTTGTAAACTATTTCAGAGCATTTACCTGTTTTTAAAGTGTGTGAAGATAGGAATGttaatatttctataaaattaaaaattcagctCATGTCGTCACCTACCATATAAATCCGAAAAAATCAAATACTTcctcaaaacaaaatagtttaccTTTATTGTTATGctcaaagaattttaatttcatccAACTTATGATAACAAAGCTTTTTGCTTAAGTTTGAATAGATATTCGTAAGTGTATTTAAAACGTGAACCTGAAaccatatattttgtatttttttagatcCATGGCAAGATTTGAAGGATAACTACGGAAAGGCCGGTTTTGATCGTATAAATGCCTTAAAGAAAACCCATCCTCATTTGAAAGTGACCTTGGCCATTGGGGGCTGGAATGAAGGTTCCAAGAACTATTCCATTATGGCAGCTGATCCGATGCGTCGTCAAAGTTTTGTCGAACAAGCTTCTTCTTTCATTCGAAAATATAACTTTGATGGATTGGATTTAGATTGGGAATATCCAACACAAAGAGGAGGAGATCCAAAAGATCGTGAATCATTTGTACTTTTAGCTAAAGATCTTCATAACAACTTCAGAAGACACAATCTTCTCTTGACTACAGCCATTGGAGCTTCAAAAGCTGTCATTGATCAAGCTTACGACATCAAAGAGCTTTCTAAGTACATGGATTTCCTACACATAATGTGTTACGATTATCATGGTAGTTGGGATAGGAAAGTTGGTCCAAATGCTCCTCTGGAAGATGATGGATTCTTAAGTGTGGTAAGTAATCGCTTGATAACTAAAAAACGGTTTTAtgtatttaaacatttacaATTCTTACAGAGATTCACAATTGAATATCTAATGGAACTAGGTTGTCCGGCTTCGAAATTAGTTGTGGGTCTTCCGTTTTATGGACGAACTTACAAGACCGCTCTGGATGGTTATTTTGGTGATGAATCTGACGATTCTGGCTTCCAGGGTCCATTCACAAGAGAAGACGGTTTCCTAGGCTACAATGAGATTTGCCCCCTGCTGAGTAACAAGACATCCGGCTGGACTAAATTATGGGACAACAGAACCTCCCAGGCAATTGCCCGCATGCGCGATGAATTAACCGGAGTGACCAAAGTTGTCGCTTACGACAGCACCCGCTCAATAGCCAATAAAGTTCGTTTTGCTGTGCAAAAGAATTTAGCCGGTGCAATGGTTTGGTCTGTGGACACTGATGACTTCTTGGGAGAATGTGAACCAGAATCCGATACCTTTACTGAATTTGGCAATGTAAAAGGTGTCAAACTAGCAATACCCAGACGAATCAATACAAATTATCCACTCCTGAGAACAATAAACGAAGGTATTGTTTTAGCAATCGAAGAAATCGATCAACAGAACTCAATCGAGGATGAAAAAACTAAACACATTGAGCACAATGAGATTCCACATGGAACCGTGGATGATCATAAGGCAAGTCATTCGGGAGCTTTAAGTTTAACATCGCTATCGATGTCAACAATTATTCTGGTCACGTATTCGTTCGTAAGTTTTATTTGCTGAaacaaagttctaaaaaatGTGTAATGTGTGATTCCTATAAAATGTTAGTTATggtttgcatgtttttttttgttatataaataattttaaaagaagaaaaaaaaaataaaaataaaaatattgtaaaaattaaattagtttaagagTGAAagagttttgtaaaataaagaaaatgtaagaaaagaaaacagttTTTCTTGAGaagaattcaattattttataaaaagaatgaaTTGCAAGGAAAAATTGTTGGAAAGGACTTTGGACGAATAGAATAAACGAATAACCGACATCTGAACAAATTTGTaatcaaaattatgtaaaacgattccatatttaaaataaacttaacgaacaatagttttatttaaaataggtGGCGCAACTTATCGTAaaatcagggcctagtgacttacaactatcaaccagttctgtgtgcgagtaatgccaagaatggagggacctacaattATATGGCGAATACCAGCTTATTCTTTGAAAGAGCATTTTTCACGACAAGATTTTctcttggaggatttatcaattctAGTCAACGACCCTACATGTATTAAGTTTAAGACTAAATgatcataaaactccaataaatgtttgtattcagATTTTGTTCAACAATAATTCACAAATAAATCctctaaaacttaaaattctacttttctgtcatcaaaaaagtgacatttaattttttgaagagtaAGAGAAAAGAACGACATCCATCTATGGTCACAGCAGGCTCCTTCGAGCAGACCCATTTTAACGTTTCAGAACTTTATCCCACTCCCATAAatgtttcaagaaatttaagaaatttgcaggttatttttgaatgttattatTTCCACACTTCGAACTTTACTTACcttctaaagcctagtacatacttgtgaaccatctcgtgaacccatacaaatttcagtttttggttcacccgtgaacttgctcgtgaagctgagtggagaacaaagtggagagttttcgttcacgggcaattcacgtgcaaaatgtacgggaactgttggtgaagctttgacatttggttttttttttttacataaaaacttgaatacaatttcacaataaaaataaataaatacagagtaacaaagttcagctttcaattgaatgaaaGAACATGATCAGCTGACAATTTGACATAAGAAGTTTGGATTGACTTGACTTGACTCTAAGGGAGATTTTTCGTGATTTTTCGCTTATCTttataagttgttagatttcacctgtCTTACAAACAGCTAATAGAAACCATTTATGCTTAAACGGGTTTCAATAGAAAAACGCAAAACGGTttggtttttgtaaataatctATTGTCTAAAAATTCTATTataacaagtttttgaaataaatttaaaaacaatacaaaaaataatgttaaaaaacgggtatttaagaaaaaataattaaaattagagttttaaaagaaaattgttaaaaattaagtttgaattcgaaatcaacactaaaaattaactccaaaacgtatttttcaaaactaaaaatataaaaaattatgttgaaaacgggtatttttaaaaagatactaAAAATAAACGTTTGCAAAGAAAATAGTTAAAGCTTGAATCAACACTTAAAATTAACcgtaaaacgtatttttcaatactatgaaagtatcaaattcatgttttttttttttcaaaatttgatatagagtcaaataaagataaaaaaataatgagaatttctagaaactaagtaagatactgaaattatttaaattgtacctttaaagatttaaactttgtaaaattatcatacaatttattgttaagagatattttgagtttaaacttaGCCTTAAAATACTtcgtttttagttatttttagcatttttaaagaagtttattttaaaaacttgaagttATACAAAGATTTAAAGGCAGGATTCGAATTAAGggcattttaatcattttaaaaagttttgttttgttaatggGACAGAAAGTTTTGTAGACCAGTGTAATCGGTGCCCCAGTCTTATGGCTCGCGTACACCTAATCCGTCATCCGCCGAATTTCGCTGGtgaaagaaaggaaaaaaagcGCGTACACCACTAAAAGTGGCTTCATCCTATAACACCCGATCAACCGACATAATCCATTGTCGGGTCAATTCATACCATAGAGTTCACGAAAATAAAGTAacgaaaaatgaattaattgtaTTAACAAAAGGCCATTTCTCTgggataaattttcaaaaacttataacaaCAAAGACATTGCTAAACAGCTATGGGCCGAAGTTTCTTCAGAGATGGAATTGACTGTTGCggatataaagaaaaaatggaGTATTTTAAGGGCCCAATTCCAAAAAGAGTACACTAAGTGCAATGGAGCTGAAAGATCCGGTGCTGCGGCCGAAAACAAAAAGTCTTGTTGGGCTTTCTACGATTCACTtatattttaagcaaaacaaatgaaataggGAGTCCCAGCGAAGAATATGATACGGAACCTTAGCCAGAGGTATCAAAGCCTGTTTCCCCGCCGTTATCGCAGCCGGGAACCTTCGAACTTTCAAATTTGAATCACGTCGTATTTCCTAATTAAcgaatttttgagaaagtaatATTCCtctattccagtgatttgatacttcttgtttgactttttcttcttaTATTCCAGttatttgacagctttccacgaattttgttttgttgtgatTAAATTTGTGAAATATGCGGTGgtttattcaacattttatattttagtgtAGATTgtggaagaaaattaaaataaagcatttttcTATAATCACAAACCagaaagaatccacgaaatcgacagtgaataataataaacattctTTCGAATGTGAATCCGCAAAAAAAAGCTGTTggatttcaactcgccaacaaacattatgacattttaaattcgacttcgaattcgttaattggtcggATTCAAAACGAAAAAGGCGAATGCAAAtgtaataattgaaaatttgcaaactaGCTTGCAAAACGATTTTCCGCGAATCCCATAATCGAGCCCcagaatttctaaaaaatgataaaaacagaCAGCGAAAAGAAAGTCCGCTTCAAAAAAGAGGTCACCGGTTGGTTGCGAGTGATGGGTTTCTAAACTAATTGCTTTTCTGCTTCGGTGTTAAGTTAATATTTacctaaattaaaaataaattagctgaggtaacaattttttacatatttctAATGTAGCCATAACTAAAAACGCTGCAATAGATTTGATGGAAAGCATTATGGTTTACGAGATACTGAGCATTCGAGCTTCAAACTCGGACCCGTTATGCCTATTTAATTGTAACAGTTATCTTTAAACGTGTTTTCCCAAAAATAGTGTTATTCGATACTGTTGGCACGATTTTGACGaaactataaaatatatatcCTAAATTTGTAAAGCGTTACTTACAAAAACACgctatatgaaaatataaatccttcgtacgtatcacccttcaaaacccatttgtttatctcgttgtatttgtaatttggacgaattcaacgagaaaaattgacgtgttttcacgcatgTATACATAGAATTAACTACTGAGTTTTTAGGGGAAATTTCATACATTAGAGGAGAAATGACACGCATACTTAAATGAGTTTATTCAAGTTTATGAGTCTGATTTCCGGCTTAGCTTGCAGGCAAACCAAGATGgctaccgaggatttatatctttattagaGTGTTGTTGGTTACTTATTCACAAAACACCTCGCTAGGTCTACCAACAAGCTTTTTTCAAATCActgccattttgtaaaatttctaaaatatttaaaaaagcttgTGTATAGACCTAATCAGCgatcttaaaataaagttgaaaacatttttttgttgtttcaagaTTCTGaagcaaattttattaaaataatcatcctctttttgtttttcattaaagttcaagaattgactaataaaataaaaataaattttgttcaaatatcatgtgtagttttttttgctaCCATCCTTGAATAATAGGCCcgaaatttaagagaaaatggTAGACAACCGATCCTCTTAAGAATTAGGGCCTACTAATGTTTTAAGGGATTTAAATTAACcccttatattttttgaactacGAGTATAACTGGATTACGTAATAGGCTTTTCAAACCAAGTCTTAAACCCGGTTTTCgtgaaattatcggttttcgccgaaaacctacatcgacaATTCCAGTTTTCCGATACAATAAAACCCCAAGTTTTACGagtatataaaacctctcgaaagctagtagcaattcaaagttgaactaaacaaacaaaccttgtgaaacattcagcgctcaaattaatgtaaacaaaacagctgatgctgtcaaaacaaatatttcatttttaaataaatttggtcgtggtaagtaataatatttatacaacttccttacaaaataagaattatttctttttgtttttatttacagaatatggagaagaaaaaaaaagaaaactttgggggagctgcGTGGATACAGAAAAAATTGCGGCGAAATTTTCCAACGttgagaataaaagccccgTTGACTATTTGCGGCTTCGGCGGTTCTTTTATTATCtcccagagtttcaaacgctctttgttaagcgaggaactggaattcactatggctactagcgtgacgaccccaaggactAGGAATACttctcatagttcgtaatgacgtttccaagggatgcgtcttcgaactcgtcgccacaaatatgtttgacgctttcgcttactacctggaaaaagactttccggtaactctgTTCAATCACAAagatttgggagatatgagaaaggcgatcaGTGCATTTAAGGAGGAGCATAAGTATGAACTGCGTTATCTGCATtcataaagtaaaatttttgatcGAACTAACCTAGTCGAACTGCAGTACCTACCGTTTATAAACGTCAGACTGTCATTCGTCAGCGTCGGGCAGATTGTGCAGCTGAATTAGTTTGGTTGCAGAAAGAGcgggaaatattaaaataaaataaaatattaacgaCGAAGTGGCACTGACTCGTAGAGAATGTAAGTAATGGCAAATATTTGGTTCATGTTTTGATaaacataatataaattattgtttttaaagggATGATGAAAGTACTATAGGTACTGTGTGGACAACTAACCACATGAAACTTTTAATTACAAAGCggggattttgaaattttgtttccatttcttgtagttttgttaatattgaaaactttaggGTCTCTGAGGATGAATATCACTATATTCTCTCTCTCTATTCAAATTGTAATAATTGGGAGcaggatttttgttgtttagaaCGTTGATATACGTTTTGATATCTTTTTACTTAATGGGTAAACTAGCGGGGATTTTTCCGGAGAAACAACTTTTATCGGAGGTCCAGGTGCATCAGTTGCTGATTGTTATGGCATGAGAAAATAGATAGTTTTAATGTTGGTGCTTTGAATTTCTCTGACCATATGCCAATTTCAGTAGCCCTGaccataaaaaaaacttctgccCCAAAAAAGCATTGCTCTTCTTCTGCCAAGACTATTTTGGAACGATAGGGAAAAAGAAAGGTATGAAGTAAAACTTAGTCAATTTACTGTACAAACTGATTAAAGTCAAGCAAGCACGAGCCatcagattgatttttttatccAAGCTATAAAACACTCGATCTCCTTCGCAGAAAGAAGATACGTAGCTaaaggcaaacaaaagtggTTTGACACAAATTGCGAAAGAGCCAGAGCTAAATCCTTCAAACTGTTAAAACTAGCAAGAATGAGAAACGGAAGTTTTTTCCGTGAGGCTTATGTTCAAGcaaataaagaatataaaaaaactctGCCAAATAAAGGGAAATGAATACTATTTAAGAATAGCGAATAATAATAATGccaatgatttttgaaaagtagtGAAGGAACTGAAtgggaaaaaattcaaaattagtaACAATTTGGATGCTCATACTTTggcaaatcattttaaaaatctacttaaTCCATTAGAATTTGAAGAACCAATACAATTCGCTGACAATTTTATAATCGTTGACTCTTTAGGTGGGGATATCGCCTTAGAAGAAATTCACAGTGTTTTACATAAAACTAAGAATAGCCCCAGGATATGATAGAGTTccttatgaatttttcaaaaacgccccaaacgattttttggaaaattaagcAAGGACCTATTCAAATATATTGCACACGGCTGAAACTTTTAGAAAGTCAATTGTATttccaatacacaaaaaaatgaaCATACATAAATGAGGAAAATTATAGCGGCATATCTTTCCTAAATGTGATTTCAAAGATATTTACAAGAATTATACTGAAAAGGCTTGAGTTTTGggttaatgaaaacaaattgttgaacGAATTTCAAGCAGGTTTCAGAGCAGGTTATTCAACAACGGATCACATTTTCTCCATCCAAAATATCGTAGATTATTACGCAGAAAATGGGAAAAAGctgtattcaatatttattgatttcaaagctgctttcgataGCATTGATCAAGGAGCATTGTTTTCCTCGATGTTGGGGTTATCCTCTAAGATTTCtaaagtaaagggtgatttttttgaggttaggattttcatgcattagtattggacagatcacgcgggatttcagacatggtgtcaaagagaaagatgctcagtatgctttgacatttcatcatgaatagacttactaacgagcaacgcttgaaaatcattgaattttattaccaaaatcagtgtacggttcgaaatgtgtttcgcgctttacgtccgatttatggtctacataatcgaccaagtgagcaaacaattaatgcgattgtgaccaagtttcacactcagtttactttattggacattaaaccaaccacacgaatgcgtacagtgcgtacagaagagaatattgcgtctgtttctgagagtgttgctgaagaccgtgaaatgtcgattcgtcgccgttcgcagcaattgggtttgtgttattcgaccacatggaagattttacgcaaagatcttggtgtaaaaccgtataaaatacagctcgtgcaagaactgaagccgaacgatctgccacaacgtcgaattttcagtgaatgggcactagaaaagttggcagaaaatccgcttttttatcgacaaaatttgttcagcgatgagactcatttctggttgaatggctacttaaataagcaaaattgccgcatttggagtgaagagcaaccagaagccgttcaagaactgcccatgcatcccgaaaaatgcactgtttggtgtggtttgtacgctggtggaatcattggaccgtattttttcaaagatgctgttggacgcaacgttacggtgaatggcgatcgctatcgttcaatgctaacaaactttttgttgccaaaaatggaagaactgaacttggttgacatgtggtttcaacaagatggcgctacatgccacacagctcgcg
This window contains:
- the LOC129946968 gene encoding probable chitinase 2 isoform X1, with translation MKKTIRRLVVVDVVVIISRDSGSKVTITMISLSTTAAVRWPLMVLVAAIACIALTLAKTGPTHDKVVVCYLSTWAVYRPGKGSYAIDNFDANLCTHVVYAFVGLDITQNAIRSLDPWQDLKDNYGKAGFDRINALKKTHPHLKVTLAIGGWNEGSKNYSIMAADPMRRQSFVEQASSFIRKYNFDGLDLDWEYPTQRGGDPKDRESFVLLAKDLHNNFRRHNLLLTTAIGASKAVIDQAYDIKELSKYMDFLHIMCYDYHGSWDRKVGPNAPLEDDGFLSVRFTIEYLMELGCPASKLVVGLPFYGRTYKTALDGYFGDESDDSGFQGPFTREDGFLGYNEICPLLSNKTSGWTKLWDNRTSQAIARMRDELTGVTKVVAYDSTRSIANKVRFAVQKNLAGAMVWSVDTDDFLGECEPESDTFTEFGNVKGVKLAIPRRINTNYPLLRTINEGIVLAIEEIDQQNSIEDEKTKHIEHNEIPHGTVDDHKASHSGALSLTSLSMSTIILVTYSFVSFIC
- the LOC129946968 gene encoding probable chitinase 2 isoform X2; translated protein: MISLSTTAAVRWPLMVLVAAIACIALTLAKTGPTHDKVVVCYLSTWAVYRPGKGSYAIDNFDANLCTHVVYAFVGLDITQNAIRSLDPWQDLKDNYGKAGFDRINALKKTHPHLKVTLAIGGWNEGSKNYSIMAADPMRRQSFVEQASSFIRKYNFDGLDLDWEYPTQRGGDPKDRESFVLLAKDLHNNFRRHNLLLTTAIGASKAVIDQAYDIKELSKYMDFLHIMCYDYHGSWDRKVGPNAPLEDDGFLSVRFTIEYLMELGCPASKLVVGLPFYGRTYKTALDGYFGDESDDSGFQGPFTREDGFLGYNEICPLLSNKTSGWTKLWDNRTSQAIARMRDELTGVTKVVAYDSTRSIANKVRFAVQKNLAGAMVWSVDTDDFLGECEPESDTFTEFGNVKGVKLAIPRRINTNYPLLRTINEGIVLAIEEIDQQNSIEDEKTKHIEHNEIPHGTVDDHKASHSGALSLTSLSMSTIILVTYSFVSFIC